One Desulfovibrionales bacterium genomic region harbors:
- a CDS encoding ABC transporter substrate-binding protein has protein sequence MKNRSSILCLIMLIIVTIFYISPSTTIAAEPIRIGVYLPMTGPAAVYGQVAWKGLQMVHKDRPTVLGRPVQLILVDDKSDKMEAANAVSRLIEKERVTAIIGELTSSNTLSGSPIAEKARIPMVTPWATNPLVTQKRQYIFRVCFSDPFQGYVAAKFAREYLKARTAAVMIDISQDYSVGLSNFFMREFTKRGGRVVIKTAYQSGDLDFTAQLSSISGMRPDIIYVPGYFMEDALIARQARELGIRSIIVSGDAAQADELIKIGGKAVEGLYFTTHFDEKGATTKRGQLFVKKFHEINKAAPDSVSALSYDSYNFLLDAVERARSAHPEKIKDALSRTTNFEGVTGNIAIKGRETIKQAVMLKVENGGFRYITTIQPQ, from the coding sequence ATGAAAAACAGAAGCTCGATTCTTTGTTTGATCATGTTGATAATTGTAACCATTTTTTATATCTCTCCCTCTACTACCATTGCGGCTGAGCCAATACGTATCGGCGTCTATCTGCCCATGACCGGGCCAGCTGCCGTCTATGGACAGGTGGCCTGGAAAGGACTGCAGATGGTGCACAAGGACCGGCCAACCGTACTCGGCCGACCGGTCCAGCTCATACTGGTTGATGATAAAAGCGATAAAATGGAGGCAGCCAATGCCGTCTCGCGGCTTATCGAAAAAGAACGGGTCACGGCTATAATCGGCGAACTCACCAGTTCCAACACCCTCTCCGGCTCCCCCATAGCAGAGAAGGCGCGAATTCCCATGGTGACTCCCTGGGCCACTAATCCTCTGGTAACACAGAAACGCCAGTATATCTTCCGGGTCTGCTTTTCGGATCCCTTTCAGGGCTACGTGGCCGCAAAATTTGCCCGTGAATATCTCAAGGCCCGCACGGCTGCAGTAATGATAGATATTAGCCAGGATTATTCCGTGGGCTTATCTAATTTTTTCATGCGGGAATTTACTAAAAGGGGAGGGAGAGTCGTTATCAAGACGGCTTACCAGAGCGGCGACCTGGATTTCACGGCGCAGCTAAGCAGTATAAGCGGCATGCGGCCTGATATTATCTATGTCCCCGGTTATTTTATGGAAGACGCCCTTATCGCCCGGCAGGCCCGCGAACTTGGCATCAGGTCAATTATAGTCTCCGGCGATGCCGCGCAGGCCGATGAATTGATAAAGATCGGCGGTAAGGCCGTAGAAGGGCTGTATTTTACCACCCACTTCGATGAAAAAGGAGCTACCACCAAACGCGGCCAACTATTCGTAAAAAAATTTCACGAGATAAACAAGGCCGCGCCGGACTCTGTGAGCGCCCTTTCCTATGATAGCTATAACTTCCTGCTCGATGCCGTTGAAAGAGCCCGTTCTGCCCATCCCGAAAAGATAAAGGACGCCCTGTCCAGGACAACCAATTTTGAAGGGGTAACCGGAAACATTGCCATAAAGGGCCGGGAGACCATCAAGCAGGCAGTAATGCTAAAGGTGGAAAATGGCGGGTTCAGATATATAACTACTATTCAGCCGCAATAG
- the tatC gene encoding twin-arginine translocase subunit TatC: MADFRLPFTAHLKELRNRLIISFSAIGIGFLISYALAERIFVILAAPLFAAMGRGNKLIYTGLPEAFISYFKISMIMGFIIAFPVIIHQIWKFVSPGLEDKERKYTLVFVGSSTLLFFGGALFGYFVILPLALNFLLGFATPSMKPLITIKSYLVFASKALLAFALAFEIPFFLVFLAKMDILTYEQLRARRKYYILIVFIIAAILTPPDIISQVMLAIPLIILYEIGVLGARLFARPVGS; this comes from the coding sequence ATGGCTGACTTCAGGCTGCCCTTTACTGCCCACCTAAAAGAACTACGCAATCGGCTCATCATATCCTTTTCAGCAATCGGCATCGGATTTCTCATATCTTACGCCCTGGCCGAAAGGATATTCGTCATCCTTGCTGCTCCGCTCTTTGCGGCCATGGGCCGGGGTAATAAGCTTATTTATACCGGACTGCCCGAGGCTTTTATCTCCTATTTTAAAATCTCTATGATAATGGGCTTCATCATTGCCTTCCCGGTTATCATACACCAGATATGGAAATTCGTATCGCCTGGATTGGAAGACAAGGAACGCAAGTATACGTTAGTATTTGTCGGGTCATCGACCCTTTTATTTTTTGGGGGGGCCCTTTTCGGCTATTTTGTGATATTGCCTCTGGCGCTCAATTTTCTCCTGGGTTTTGCCACGCCATCTATGAAGCCGCTTATTACCATAAAGAGCTATCTGGTCTTTGCCTCCAAGGCACTCCTGGCCTTTGCCTTGGCCTTTGAAATACCTTTCTTCCTGGTGTTTTTAGCAAAAATGGATATTCTCACCTACGAACAATTACGGGCCAGGCGTAAGTATTACATCCTCATTGTCTTCATTATAGCCGCCATACTTACTCCGCCGGACATCATCTCTCAGGTTATGTTAGCCATCCCACTCATTATATTGTATGAGATCGGTGTATTAGGCGCGCGCCTGTTTGCAAGACCAGTAGGTTCTTAA
- a CDS encoding twin-arginine translocase TatA/TatE family subunit, which translates to MFGIGISELILILIVALIVIGPQKLPDLARSLARGLTEFKRASSEFKESFNADDLDTSGGPPVIDNPPRDLETETTTTEKPEKASDSPDTLAEREGVSPKDPLHG; encoded by the coding sequence ATGTTTGGTATCGGTATCTCAGAGCTTATCCTGATCTTGATCGTGGCGCTCATCGTTATCGGTCCGCAAAAATTGCCTGATCTGGCCCGCTCTCTGGCCCGGGGCCTGACCGAATTCAAGAGAGCCTCTTCTGAGTTCAAAGAGAGCTTTAACGCGGATGATCTGGACACCTCCGGAGGCCCGCCGGTAATAGACAACCCTCCACGTGATTTAGAGACGGAAACAACTACAACTGAAAAACCGGAAAAAGCCTCTGACTCTCCAGATACCCTGGCCGAAAGAGAAGGTGTAAGCCCCAAGGATCCCCTCCATGGCTGA
- a CDS encoding septal ring lytic transglycosylase RlpA family protein, which produces MGKASPLVPKADSPGRKRRKGRIEHILNSKFEIRNSRFFYLCILCVSMVTFFTACATAPRYQYSRGITRDTKGTPPTQRPYEIFGEVYYPIPSADGFAEEGIASWYGPDFHGKGTSCGELYDMYEFTAAHKLLPMHTYVRVLNLENNRETVVRINDRGPFVKGRVIDLSLAAAREIGIHNNGTAFVRVEALGTPTEVSENGRRVKRFVQTVDYRAGNFWIQVGAFTNKDNADRMRATLNRNYGQVDIEAHNRGDALFYRVQVFAATNLDKARDLQRQFEDNGFPGAFLVAR; this is translated from the coding sequence ATGGGGAAAGCATCACCGCTCGTGCCTAAGGCAGATTCGCCGGGGCGAAAAAGACGCAAAGGACGCATAGAACACATATTAAATTCGAAATTCGAAATTCGAAATTCGAGATTTTTCTATCTCTGTATCCTTTGTGTCTCTATGGTTACTTTCTTTACGGCCTGCGCCACAGCGCCCCGGTATCAATACTCTCGCGGCATAACCCGTGATACAAAAGGTACTCCTCCCACTCAGCGGCCTTATGAGATCTTTGGTGAGGTCTATTATCCTATACCTTCAGCAGATGGTTTCGCCGAAGAGGGCATAGCCTCCTGGTACGGCCCGGACTTCCACGGCAAGGGCACCTCCTGCGGCGAGCTATATGATATGTATGAATTTACCGCCGCCCACAAGCTCTTGCCCATGCACACCTATGTACGCGTCCTCAATCTCGAAAATAACCGGGAAACGGTGGTGCGTATAAATGACCGAGGCCCTTTCGTAAAAGGCCGTGTTATAGACCTGAGTCTGGCGGCGGCCAGAGAGATCGGCATACACAATAACGGAACGGCTTTTGTGCGCGTAGAGGCCCTCGGGACGCCCACGGAAGTCTCTGAAAATGGACGGCGGGTTAAGCGGTTCGTCCAGACTGTGGACTACCGGGCAGGCAATTTCTGGATACAGGTTGGCGCCTTTACTAACAAGGATAATGCTGACCGCATGCGGGCCACCTTAAATAGAAACTATGGCCAGGTCGATATCGAGGCCCATAACCGTGGAGATGCCCTATTTTATCGCGTTCAGGTCTTTGCCGCCACCAACCTGGATAAGGCCAGGGATCTTCAGCGGCAATTTGAAGACAATGGTTTCCCTGGCGCCTTCTTAGTGGCCAGGTAA
- the mobB gene encoding molybdopterin-guanine dinucleotide biosynthesis protein B, with protein MKVVCIVGPAKSGKTLLIERLIPELNRRGLKVATVKHTHHRDVSLDIPGKDTYRYRQAGAEIIVLASPDGFSILTEEAGTFGLEEVVSALPEKSDIILVEGFKQAGFPKIEIVPDDMAPLFVNDPSLLALVSSNTLPAAKVPCFKPTDIVGIAELLTSWQSSKSKGPKFKV; from the coding sequence GTGAAAGTGGTCTGCATTGTTGGTCCGGCAAAAAGCGGGAAGACGCTTCTTATTGAACGGCTCATTCCAGAGTTAAATCGCCGTGGATTAAAGGTAGCGACGGTAAAGCATACACATCACCGCGATGTTTCTCTGGACATCCCCGGTAAAGATACCTACCGATACAGGCAGGCCGGGGCAGAGATTATAGTTTTGGCTTCACCAGATGGTTTTTCTATACTTACTGAAGAGGCTGGGACCTTTGGCCTGGAGGAAGTAGTCTCTGCACTGCCCGAGAAGTCAGATATTATCCTCGTCGAGGGCTTTAAACAGGCAGGGTTCCCAAAGATAGAGATCGTACCCGACGATATGGCCCCTTTATTTGTCAATGATCCCTCATTGCTGGCCCTGGTTTCCAGCAATACTCTTCCTGCAGCAAAAGTCCCGTGCTTTAAGCCCACGGACATTGTGGGCATAGCTGAATTATTGACATCATGGCAAAGTTCAAAGTCCAAGGGCCCAAAGTTTAAAGTTTAA
- a CDS encoding CvpA family protein has protein sequence MYWPDIIILAIIVFFTVKSAIRGIIREISSVVALLAGFVIASAYYIRLGNLLSGLITNAGIRHLLSFAGIFLLVYLIFILLGMAGKKIMKISLLGWFDRTAGALLGFVKGIFIVCLILILITVFLPQKGLFIQKSKSYKYLKRPMEIMLCLVPHTLKEGFREKQEALFKSFDTKEKQKKGIKGTPSSR, from the coding sequence ATGTATTGGCCGGATATAATTATACTCGCAATTATAGTTTTTTTTACCGTCAAAAGTGCGATTCGCGGCATTATAAGAGAAATTTCTTCGGTTGTAGCCCTGTTAGCCGGTTTCGTCATTGCCAGCGCTTACTATATAAGGCTGGGAAATCTTCTCTCCGGGTTGATTACAAATGCCGGCATCAGGCATCTGTTAAGTTTCGCAGGCATCTTCCTCCTGGTCTATCTGATATTCATCCTGCTCGGTATGGCCGGCAAAAAGATAATGAAGATCTCATTACTGGGCTGGTTTGACCGTACGGCTGGCGCGCTCCTGGGGTTTGTCAAGGGGATCTTTATCGTCTGCTTGATATTGATACTGATTACCGTCTTTCTTCCCCAAAAGGGCCTTTTTATACAGAAATCGAAATCATATAAGTATCTGAAACGTCCCATGGAGATAATGCTTTGCCTGGTTCCCCATACCCTGAAGGAAGGCTTTCGCGAAAAGCAAGAAGCCTTGTTTAAGTCATTCGATACCAAAGAAAAACAGAAAAAGGGGATAAAGGGTACCCCCTCCAGCCGATAA
- the mazG gene encoding nucleoside triphosphate pyrophosphohydrolase — translation MRDNKKIKENFFRLVQIMDRLRAPEGCPWDRKQSAGTVKNYLLEETYEVIAAVEDDNPGQVCEELGDLLFLIIFLSLMYEEPEAFNINDVMESIAAKLIRRHPHVFGAERVAGAEEVRDRWHKIKREEARQRGEEGSFFASVPRNLPALLRAQRIGARAARTGFDWENADSVWEKLDEELSELKEACNRNNPAHIRDEMGDVLFTLVNLSRHLHINAEEALRLTVDRFIRRFDEMRGTLEKDGRPLEEFTLEEMDAVWEKVKNSE, via the coding sequence ATGCGCGATAATAAAAAAATCAAAGAAAACTTTTTCAGATTAGTCCAGATCATGGATCGGCTCCGTGCCCCGGAAGGCTGCCCCTGGGACCGGAAACAATCCGCAGGGACAGTAAAAAACTATCTTCTGGAAGAGACTTATGAAGTGATAGCGGCGGTTGAGGACGATAACCCCGGTCAGGTCTGTGAAGAACTGGGCGACCTGCTCTTTCTTATCATATTCTTATCTTTGATGTATGAAGAACCGGAAGCCTTTAACATAAATGATGTGATGGAATCTATCGCAGCCAAGCTAATCCGGCGGCATCCCCATGTATTTGGCGCCGAAAGGGTCGCCGGTGCCGAAGAAGTCAGGGACCGGTGGCATAAAATCAAGCGGGAGGAGGCCAGACAGCGAGGTGAGGAGGGGTCATTTTTTGCTTCGGTGCCCCGTAATCTCCCCGCATTGCTTCGCGCCCAGCGTATCGGCGCCCGGGCCGCCCGTACCGGTTTTGACTGGGAAAATGCGGACAGCGTCTGGGAAAAACTGGATGAAGAACTGTCGGAGCTAAAAGAGGCCTGCAATAGAAATAACCCGGCGCACATCAGGGATGAAATGGGCGATGTCCTCTTTACCCTGGTTAACTTAAGCAGACATCTCCATATAAATGCGGAAGAGGCCTTGCGACTTACGGTAGATAGATTTATCAGGCGATTTGATGAGATGCGGGGCACACTGGAAAAAGACGGCCGGCCGCTGGAAGAATTCACCCTGGAGGAGATGGACGCCGTCTGGGAAAAGGTCAAAAATAGCGAATAG
- a CDS encoding YggS family pyridoxal phosphate-dependent enzyme yields MLSENIAAIQKRISGAACRAGRDPSTVKLLAATKSVPAARIRGAVSYGLKLFGENYVQEARAKIEEVGLGVFWHFIGRLQTNKARYAVRLFDLIHSLDNEDLAMELNRRAAAIPRIMPVLIEVNLSGEENKGGIVPNALLPFLEKVAMLPNLSVRGLMTMPPFFADPEKARPYFRRLKELEKEIQVRNIPNIRLEELSMGMTGDFEVAIEEGATIVRIGTALFGPRG; encoded by the coding sequence ATGCTTTCAGAAAATATTGCCGCTATCCAAAAGAGGATTTCCGGGGCGGCCTGCCGGGCCGGGCGCGACCCATCTACGGTTAAGCTGCTGGCGGCTACGAAGTCTGTGCCGGCGGCCAGGATAAGGGGGGCTGTTTCTTACGGACTTAAACTTTTCGGAGAAAATTATGTCCAGGAGGCACGGGCCAAGATCGAAGAGGTCGGTCTTGGGGTATTCTGGCATTTCATCGGCCGCCTGCAGACCAACAAAGCCAGGTATGCAGTCCGGCTTTTTGACCTCATCCACTCTCTGGATAACGAAGACCTGGCCATGGAGCTTAACCGGCGGGCGGCGGCCATTCCCCGGATTATGCCCGTTCTGATCGAGGTCAATTTGAGTGGAGAAGAAAACAAGGGCGGGATTGTCCCGAATGCCCTTTTGCCTTTTCTGGAAAAAGTAGCCATGCTGCCCAATCTCTCTGTGCGCGGGCTTATGACTATGCCTCCTTTCTTTGCCGACCCGGAAAAGGCGCGGCCTTATTTCCGCCGTCTTAAGGAGCTGGAGAAGGAAATCCAGGTCAGGAATATTCCCAACATCCGCCTTGAAGAGCTATCTATGGGTATGACCGGGGATTTTGAGGTAGCCATAGAGGAAGGGGCTACCATAGTGCGTATCGGCACGGCCCTGTTTGGGCCACGAGGATAG
- a CDS encoding Maf family protein: MDTKKRPSPFQTTGPVILASGSPRRQDFLRTLGLKFEVVVSHVEEAPFVDGDPARYALEMAEAKARAVSCSHPRSWVVAADTIVIIGHEVLGKPKTEKEAISMLGRLSGRWHEVITAFCLLHHDKGAAYRKAVQSRVKIKRLTTAEVTSYVVTGEPMDKAGAYAVQGIGAFMVEKIEGSYTNVVGLPLSELIGAMQAVDIIRPRVAISE; this comes from the coding sequence ATGGACACGAAAAAACGCCCAAGCCCTTTTCAAACTACCGGCCCGGTGATTCTGGCCTCGGGTTCGCCCCGGCGTCAGGATTTTTTGCGGACCTTGGGGCTTAAGTTTGAGGTGGTAGTCAGCCACGTCGAAGAGGCCCCATTCGTGGATGGCGACCCGGCCCGGTATGCCCTGGAAATGGCGGAGGCCAAGGCCCGGGCGGTTTCTTGTAGTCATCCCCGGAGCTGGGTGGTGGCTGCGGACACTATTGTCATTATAGGCCATGAAGTCTTGGGCAAACCAAAGACTGAGAAAGAGGCGATTTCCATGCTGGGCCGCCTTTCCGGCCGCTGGCACGAGGTTATCACGGCCTTCTGCCTGTTGCACCACGACAAAGGCGCGGCATATAGAAAGGCGGTTCAGAGCCGCGTGAAGATAAAGAGATTGACTACGGCCGAGGTTACAAGTTATGTAGTCACGGGAGAACCTATGGACAAGGCCGGGGCCTATGCCGTCCAGGGTATCGGCGCCTTCATGGTAGAGAAGATAGAGGGATCATATACCAATGTGGTCGGTCTGCCTTTATCTGAATTAATCGGGGCCATGCAGGCTGTGGATATAATCCGTCCCAGGGTAGCGATTAGCGAGTAA
- a CDS encoding TatD family hydrolase, with amino-acid sequence MYIDTHAHLDMYDSASDQAQIVSRAHAARVRQIITIGINLPSSRQAVAIAEQYEGVFAATGIHPHDAKGVTDETYDDLRHLTKNPRVVAIGEIGLDFFKEYSPRREQEICFRQQIQLARELRLPLIIHDRDAHDETIRILREEKAEDMGGVFHCFSGDYTFAGKCLDMGFYISIAGVVTFPKATILQDVVKNVPMDRLLIETDAPFLAPVPYRGKRNEPAYVIHVGQKIAEIKGCSDVEVAQWTRKNAQALFKLPAR; translated from the coding sequence ATGTATATCGACACCCACGCCCATCTGGACATGTATGATTCTGCCTCAGACCAGGCACAGATAGTTTCCAGGGCCCATGCGGCCCGGGTCAGACAGATAATTACCATTGGCATTAATCTCCCCAGCTCCCGGCAGGCCGTGGCTATTGCCGAACAGTATGAAGGCGTATTTGCCGCTACAGGCATACACCCCCATGACGCGAAAGGGGTAACCGACGAGACTTACGACGATCTAAGACATCTGACTAAAAATCCGCGTGTAGTGGCCATTGGTGAGATAGGGCTTGATTTTTTCAAGGAATATTCCCCGCGGCGGGAGCAGGAGATATGTTTCAGGCAGCAGATACAACTGGCAAGGGAGTTAAGGCTGCCACTGATTATCCATGACCGTGATGCCCATGATGAGACCATCCGTATCTTAAGGGAAGAAAAAGCAGAGGATATGGGCGGTGTATTTCACTGTTTCTCAGGTGATTATACCTTTGCCGGGAAGTGCCTGGATATGGGCTTCTATATTTCCATCGCCGGTGTTGTTACTTTTCCCAAGGCTACCATCTTGCAGGATGTGGTAAAGAATGTCCCTATGGATCGTTTGCTAATTGAAACCGACGCCCCATTTCTGGCGCCGGTACCTTATCGGGGGAAGCGAAATGAGCCGGCCTATGTCATCCATGTAGGCCAAAAGATAGCTGAAATAAAGGGATGTTCGGATGTAGAGGTCGCCCAATGGACACGAAAAAACGCCCAAGCCCTTTTCAAACTACCGGCCCGGTGA